In Planktothrix sp. FACHB-1365, the genomic stretch TATTAGTTATTGATGAATTAGATTCTAAACTGCATCCTTTAATCACTCAGACACTGATTAATTTATTCAATTCTAAGACAACTAATCCTAAAAATGCACAGCTAATTTTTACGACACATGACACTAACTTATTAAGTAATAAAATCTTTAGACTTGATCAAATCTGGTTTACGGAAAAAAATAATCAAGGAGCTAGTGACCTTTATTCTTTGATAGAATATAAAGTTAGCAGTGATGCGTCACTAGAAAGCGATTATATTAAAGGTAAATATGGAGCTATACCTTTTATTGGCAATTTAGAGCAATTATTTAATAAATAACATGAACAAAAAGAAGTCTTCCATTAAAAACAAAAAAGAAATAACAAATCGTGGTTACTTAGACAGAAATAATACCGTAGAACGTCGAGGAAACCCTCGCAAAAGATTGTTAATTGTTTGTGAAGGTCAAGAAACTGAACCTAATTATTTTAATAATTTATATAAAAATCTTAACAGAGGACATCTTTATATTCAAGTAAAAGGAGAAGGTAGAGTTACATTAAGTTTAGTAGAAAGAGCAATAGAATTAAGAAATGAAGATGGAGAATATAATGAAGTTTGGTGTGTTTTTGATCGAGATTTTAAATCAGAAAATAAGAATCAACAAAATTTTAATGCCGCGATCGCTCTCGCTTTAAGAGAGAACATTAGATTAGCAATTTCAAATGATGCTTTTGAACTTTGGTATTTATTACATTATGAGTATTATATAAGTGAAACCCATAGAGATAATTTATCTCAAAAATTGGAAGAAAGACTTGGTAAAAAGTACAATAAAAACCTTGATTTATATGAAAAATATCTTAAACAACGTCAACAAACAGCTATCAAAAATGCAGAAAATCTATGGAAAGATATTTCATCGGATACAACAAAAGCAATTTATTTTGATAAGCAACACCCTGAAAAATTCCCTGAAATAACAGATCAGTTAATTCATGAACTCACTCGACAACATAATATTAATCCATCGACCACAGTATATAGTTTAGTCCAGAGATTAATCTATCTTTCTGAGAATGATCAAACCTCTATTTGTTCTGAAATTTAAAACTATTGGCTACAGATTATACTCAATAATGGATTAATATGATTGATTTTTTTCATTGATTTCCTTATTCTATTCTAAATTTTACAATAGAATAGAATAAGGCTCTTTCTTAGCAGGGCAAAGGTTAACTATTTCAAACCATCAACTAACTGCGTTTTTGCACTCTCCAACGCTTCTTTTAACTTCGTTGCATCCCGTCCTCCCGCTTGCGCTAAATTCGGACGTCCGCCACCGCCACCGCCGCAAATTTTGGCTATACCGCCGATGAATTTACCCGCTTGTAAGCCTTTATTATTAACAGTTTTACTGAACGCGGCAACAAAATTAACCTTACCATCCGTTGTTGCTGAACCTAAGACAACAGCACTTTCTCCTAACTTTTGTTGGAGACGTTCTGCGGCGGTTTTTAACGATTCTGCATCGGCATCATTCAGTTCTGCTACAATTAATTTAAACTCACCAATGGTTTCAGCAGTGGTTAATAATTGTTCAGATTTGGCGATCGCTAATTCCGCTTTAACACCTTCTAATTGTTTCTGAGTTGCTTTTAACTCCTGTTGTAAATTGGTAATTCGGTCGGGTAATTCTTCGGGTTTGGCTTTAAAGCGATCGCCTAAATCTTTTACCACCATATCCCGAACTTTCAAATACTCTAAAACCGCTTGTCCGGCTACGGCTTCAATGCGTCGAATTCCTGATGCAATACCTGTTTCAGAAATAATCTTAAATAGACCAATTTCGGCGGTATTACTAACATGAGTTCCCCCGCATAATTCCATCGAAACCCCAGAATAATCAACCACCCGCACAATATCAGAATATTTCTCTCCAAACATCGCAGTAGCACCTTTGGCTTTGGCGGCTTCTAATGCCATTTCCGCAATAACGGCTGGATGAGCTTCGGTGATCCAACTATTCACTTGATCTTCAACTTGTTGCAGTTCTTCAGACGTTAACCCACGAGGACAATTAAAATCAAACCGTAACCGTTCAAAATCCACTAAAGAACCCGCTTGAGAAATGGAAGGATCTACTATTGATTTTAACGCTGATTGTAACAAATGGGTTGCGGTATGATTGGCTTGGGCACGACGACGACAGGCGCGATCAATTTGGGCATTTAAGGTCATTCCGGGGGTCACTCTTCCCCGTTCAATTCGTCCAAAATGGATGAAAATATTGGATTCTTTTTTAACATCATGAACCCGAATTACCGTATCCCCATAACTTAAATAACCGCGATCGCCAATTTGTCCCCCAGACTCAGCATAGAAGGGCGTTTTATTCAAAATCACTTGAATTTCTGTTCCTGCTTCTGCTTCCTCAACGGGTTTTCCATTCACTAAAACCGCTTCAACTTTAGCATCAGAAGTAAATAAGGTATAACCTAAAAATTCTGTTGAGTGAATATGGTCTGCTAACTGGTCTAAACTGCCTTGAACGGTTAAATCAATGGTTTCATGGGCATCTTGAGAACGACGGCGCTGTTCTTCCATTGCCGTTTCAAACCCTGCAATATCAACCGTTAACCCATTTTCTTCGGCAACTTCTTGAGTTAATTCTAGGGGGAAACCATAGGTGTCGTATAACACAAAGGCATCTTGACCGGAAATTTCACTCTTAGCTTTTTCAATAATTTCCGCTAACAGTTTTTCACCCCGTTCTAAAGTTTCTAAGAACCGGGTTTCTTCTCTTTGTAATTCCCCCTTAATTGCAGTTTCCCGTTGACGAACATTCGGATAAGCTGCTTCTGATAATTGAATCGCGGTTTCAGCCACTTGGGTTGTAAATTCCCCACTAATTCCAATTAACCGACCGTGACGAACAACCCGCCGAATTAAGCGCCTTAAAATATAACCCCGACCAATATTAGAAGCGGTAACGCCATCAGCAATTAAATGCACA encodes the following:
- a CDS encoding RloB family protein, whose product is MNKKKSSIKNKKEITNRGYLDRNNTVERRGNPRKRLLIVCEGQETEPNYFNNLYKNLNRGHLYIQVKGEGRVTLSLVERAIELRNEDGEYNEVWCVFDRDFKSENKNQQNFNAAIALALRENIRLAISNDAFELWYLLHYEYYISETHRDNLSQKLEERLGKKYNKNLDLYEKYLKQRQQTAIKNAENLWKDISSDTTKAIYFDKQHPEKFPEITDQLIHELTRQHNINPSTTVYSLVQRLIYLSENDQTSICSEI
- the alaS gene encoding alanine--tRNA ligase, encoding MTFSPKFSTGSEIRQKFLNFYAERGHKILPSASLVPEDPTVLLTIAGMLPFKPIFLGQRQPEFPRATTSQKCIRTNDIENVGRTARHHTFFEMLGNFSFGDYFKQQAIAWGWEISTKVFELPPDRLVVSVFEEDDEAFAIWRDKIGVPPQRIKRMGEADNFWKSGPTGPCGPCSEIYYDFHPERGEDNIDLEDDTRFIEFYNLVFMQYNRDNDGNLTPLQNQNIDTGMGLERMAQILQQVPNNYETDLIFPIIKTAAEIAKIDYHKSDEKTKVSLKVIGDHIRAVVHLIADGVTASNIGRGYILRRLIRRVVRHGRLIGISGEFTTQVAETAIQLSEAAYPNVRQRETAIKGELQREETRFLETLERGEKLLAEIIEKAKSEISGQDAFVLYDTYGFPLELTQEVAEENGLTVDIAGFETAMEEQRRRSQDAHETIDLTVQGSLDQLADHIHSTEFLGYTLFTSDAKVEAVLVNGKPVEEAEAGTEIQVILNKTPFYAESGGQIGDRGYLSYGDTVIRVHDVKKESNIFIHFGRIERGRVTPGMTLNAQIDRACRRRAQANHTATHLLQSALKSIVDPSISQAGSLVDFERLRFDFNCPRGLTSEELQQVEDQVNSWITEAHPAVIAEMALEAAKAKGATAMFGEKYSDIVRVVDYSGVSMELCGGTHVSNTAEIGLFKIISETGIASGIRRIEAVAGQAVLEYLKVRDMVVKDLGDRFKAKPEELPDRITNLQQELKATQKQLEGVKAELAIAKSEQLLTTAETIGEFKLIVAELNDADAESLKTAAERLQQKLGESAVVLGSATTDGKVNFVAAFSKTVNNKGLQAGKFIGGIAKICGGGGGGRPNLAQAGGRDATKLKEALESAKTQLVDGLK